The proteins below are encoded in one region of Lactuca sativa cultivar Salinas chromosome 3, Lsat_Salinas_v11, whole genome shotgun sequence:
- the LOC111883325 gene encoding transcription factor MYB4, translating into MGRAPCCEKMGLKKGPWSHDEDQILISYIQQHGHPNWRALPKHAGLLRCGKSCRLRWTNYLRPDIKRGNFSREEEDTIIHLHEMLGNRWSVIATNLPGRTDNEIKNVWHTYLKKRLESHETTSHAPKRHNTKSKRASSNPNLEESIVSQCHAQPQQNSHDEEQLIYVQPSCSESSSETETTTNSFDVAKHEEIKHETFLDDSFWSETLSGEGDDIMESNPTINISSVEFSSSPLKVIENEDIRNSYADCHMGSIDLWYDIFTRIEELPELPEF; encoded by the exons ATGGGGAGAGCACCTTGTTGTGAGAAGATGGGATTGAAGAAAGGCCCATGGAGTCATGATGAAGACCAAATCCTCATTtcatacatacaacaacatggTCATCCTAACTGGCGTGCTCTTCCGAAACATGCTG gtttGTTAAGATGTGGAAAGAGTTGTAGACTTCGTTGGACCAATTATTTACGACCAGATATCAAGAGAGGAAACTTTAGTAGAGAAGAGGAAGACACCATCATTCATCTACATGAAATGCTTGGAAATAG ATGGTCTGTGATCGCAACGAATTTACCTGGCCGAACTGACAACGAAATAAAAAATGTTTGGCATACTTATTTGAAAAAAAGACTTGAAAGTCATGAGACAACCAGCCATGCCCCAAAAAGACATAACACCAAGTCCAAACGTGCTTCAAGCAATCCAAATCTCGAAGAATCTATTGTTTCACAATGTCATGCCCAACCACAACAAAACTCCCATGACGAGGAACAACTAATCTATGTTCAACCATCGTGTAGCGAGTCTTCATCTGAAACAGAAACAACGACCAATTCATTTGATGTAGCTAAACATGAGGAAATCAAGCACGAGACATTTCTTGATGATAGTTTCTGGTCGGAAACATTATCTGGTGAGGGTGACGACATCATGGAATCTAATCCAACGATAAACATATCAAGTGTTGAGTTTTCATCTTCTCCACTCAAAGTTATAGAGAATGAAGACATAAGAAATTCATATGCTGATTGTCACATGGGTAGCATAGACCTATGGTACGACATTTTCACACGCATTGAGGAATTACCCGAGTTACCTGAGTTTTAG